The following proteins are encoded in a genomic region of Leishmania mexicana MHOM/GT/2001/U1103 complete genome, chromosome 25:
- a CDS encoding putative Dynein light chain 1, cytoplasmic: protein MSERKPDVKLADISPDMQTDALDIATKAIKEHHLEKDMAAHIKREFDKRYFPTWHCIVGRNFGADVEHEAKNFIYLYVGQVSVLLWKTA from the coding sequence ATGAGCGAGCGGAAGCCCGACGTCAAGTTGGCGGACATTAGTCCGGACATGCAGACAGACGCCTTAGACATCGCCACCAAAGCCATCAAGGAGCATCATCTAGAGAAAGATATGGCCGCACACATCAAGCGCGAGTTTGACAAGCGCTACTTCCCTACGTGGCACTGCATTGTGGGCCGCAACTTCGGTGCCGATGTCGAACATGAGGCCAAGAATTTCATATACCTCTACGTTGGGCAGGTGTCAGTGCTCTTGTGGAAGACGGCGTAG